The Cohnella abietis genome has a segment encoding these proteins:
- a CDS encoding LysR family transcriptional regulator, which yields MELLQLQYFLSVARLEHVTEAARNLHVTQSSLSKTIQRLEEDLGVPLFDRIGRNLRLNEFGCRFLRRAERALFELEQGKQEINDLSSPEQGTLELAVTTASRLPNILREFRKKQPNIQFHVQMLTTQEMVTLLYRGEVDYCLSSPPVQGDDIECQIVFVDPILVAVPKDHRLADRSSVSLTELKDEWFVGVKKGYGTRDLVDSICKSAGFAPKYVYEGDEPARLSSLVEAEIGIAFIPSTARNSRENIKYLQVENHELVREIALLWHRSRYISRAALEFREVVIQYFESISQKTTQTCCTTNSESICGPKQA from the coding sequence ATGGAACTTCTTCAACTGCAATATTTTCTATCGGTAGCTCGTTTGGAGCATGTGACTGAAGCTGCACGAAACCTTCACGTTACTCAATCGTCACTAAGCAAAACGATTCAACGCTTGGAGGAGGATCTAGGTGTCCCTTTATTCGATCGGATAGGGAGAAATCTGCGATTGAATGAGTTCGGTTGCAGATTTCTTCGCCGTGCGGAAAGGGCATTGTTTGAATTGGAACAGGGAAAGCAAGAAATTAACGATTTGTCCAGCCCGGAGCAGGGTACACTCGAATTGGCGGTGACTACCGCAAGTAGGTTACCCAATATCCTTCGAGAGTTTCGGAAAAAACAGCCCAATATTCAATTTCATGTACAAATGCTGACCACACAAGAAATGGTCACGCTTCTTTATAGAGGAGAGGTCGATTATTGCTTGTCCTCGCCACCGGTACAAGGGGATGACATTGAATGCCAAATCGTATTCGTTGATCCAATCCTTGTAGCTGTTCCAAAAGACCATCGGCTTGCAGACCGAAGCAGTGTATCCTTAACAGAGCTAAAGGATGAATGGTTTGTCGGCGTAAAGAAAGGCTACGGTACTCGCGATCTAGTGGACTCTATATGCAAATCGGCTGGATTTGCACCTAAATATGTGTATGAGGGAGATGAACCTGCAAGGCTAAGCTCTCTGGTTGAAGCAGAAATTGGCATAGCCTTCATACCAAGCACGGCAAGGAATTCGCGGGAAAATATCAAATATCTCCAAGTAGAGAATCACGAATTGGTACGGGAGATCGCGTTATTATGGCACAGAAGTAGGTACATTTCGCGTGCTGCTCTGGAATTCCGTGAGGTTGTCATACAATATTTCGAGTCAATATCCCAAAAGACCACTCAAACATGCTGTACAACTAATTCTGAATCTATCTGCGGCCCCAAACAGGCGTAA
- a CDS encoding RNA-directed DNA polymerase: MSSILYSPDEIPLHYYYFGWKKARSFVKQQGFYDPIEIKEFELELEKNLSDIQEEVSSLFYGITPPIIYGFPKGANGDELKLRPMAKISFRDQVVWATIVLTIGEYFDTNDYSLMADDYVTDNFDLKWMVDWSCNNRLRRKYYPSLEENTYVFQRFMINYTHNELYESFQRSLRLQRKKQEEYFERVLKESPIAFYGQADITKFYPSLKMNVVEDVLKERLNELSNLGVINNEKCNKWLKLFGSLCKIRSDLSCLLDEEIKSIGIDEIRKNSTYETLPTGLIASGFLANCVLTKWLDHPMDNYLKEKTDEGFTTFLTRYTDDIMIISNNESVIFEGMKKIKDLLDSIGLKLSEDKTKPKLKEDLVKSLLGEMESLTIIQANELVGQFFKEDTQCPKIGRYDALPSSTALIDKLSQLGEQQVRAMRGDELEKYLSELMDLVNTEFADAEIRGDTKSSFAAWRIRKAAKDAQDRGLSVSQNITETLKRSFMKYPFKMSLVNCYILHLMELPFDDTTEKYIIEMFKSAKKTDKVELPGFYGGYIRTHILFAISDIWMNLTEENRIRMRTIIFEQVSNWYEDNEVPTWHEQYAIYWLFTNSEIQTDLNLFKINKMQSVNRAYNLFKLMNQDTECGKDSVLVAIMSQIWKRNRLRGQNDAYLSGEENWIKWVWRNLSNTQKAWKWKLNGHERVWIEISEGRESEITIFGYRRLLEISELQISCFFEDNELHQDDEESVRIVPIFNGVIEILNQAITLWASQSDLKFSDRFLKALRSIPEDYRIRKYLTSRIANLKEIERELILENGIIGKNPTFAKKENSSYIPLQDWLEIINIVPQRVETKKMQIELLPLTEAEITSMLIQIGKSFLINIKEKKDDKSNFDIFSFNMPELLTKVSLNRIAIKIEDWKNWRHENGEFKFEFTENYVIYSEYYLSAWAYTKTFFIDDEYLLNYALSMLMLRLISNRKFRSRLTGISRLRGWNKISDVVAQAEFPSTALAEIITGSMNYQNPFYNNLNSKKGVELPLLPLEKEPIMKVTEYLTRLEEHLAVLKKRFFIGETGLREIRFIDIDKLVKE; the protein is encoded by the coding sequence ATGAGTAGCATATTATATTCTCCTGATGAGATTCCATTACACTATTATTATTTTGGTTGGAAAAAGGCTAGAAGTTTTGTCAAGCAGCAGGGGTTCTATGACCCTATTGAAATAAAAGAATTTGAACTTGAACTAGAAAAGAATTTATCGGACATTCAAGAAGAAGTTAGTTCTTTGTTCTACGGAATAACACCACCCATTATCTATGGGTTTCCAAAAGGGGCTAATGGTGACGAATTAAAGCTCCGACCTATGGCAAAGATATCATTTCGCGATCAAGTGGTATGGGCTACTATTGTATTGACAATTGGTGAATATTTTGACACAAATGATTACAGTTTAATGGCAGATGATTACGTTACAGATAATTTTGACTTGAAATGGATGGTCGATTGGAGCTGTAATAATCGTTTACGACGAAAATATTATCCATCTCTTGAAGAAAATACATACGTTTTTCAAAGATTTATGATTAACTACACACATAACGAGCTTTATGAAAGTTTTCAAAGAAGTCTTCGTTTGCAAAGAAAGAAACAGGAAGAATATTTTGAACGAGTACTAAAGGAATCTCCAATTGCATTTTATGGACAAGCTGATATTACAAAATTTTATCCTAGTCTAAAAATGAATGTAGTTGAGGATGTATTAAAGGAACGCTTAAATGAATTGAGTAATCTAGGTGTCATAAACAATGAAAAGTGTAATAAATGGTTGAAATTATTTGGTAGTTTATGTAAAATACGTTCTGATTTAAGTTGTTTACTAGATGAAGAGATTAAAAGTATTGGAATTGATGAAATTAGAAAAAATTCAACTTATGAAACGTTACCGACAGGTTTAATTGCTTCAGGATTCCTGGCAAACTGTGTGTTAACAAAATGGTTAGATCATCCGATGGATAATTATTTAAAAGAGAAAACAGATGAAGGTTTCACCACATTTTTGACACGCTATACTGACGATATAATGATCATATCTAACAACGAATCAGTTATCTTTGAAGGCATGAAAAAAATTAAAGATTTGCTAGATTCTATTGGGTTAAAACTATCAGAAGATAAAACGAAGCCAAAATTGAAAGAAGATTTAGTAAAGAGTTTGCTAGGTGAAATGGAGAGTTTGACCATAATACAAGCTAATGAATTGGTCGGACAATTCTTTAAGGAAGATACTCAATGCCCAAAAATAGGGAGGTATGATGCCCTTCCAAGTTCTACTGCATTAATTGATAAACTTTCACAACTTGGTGAACAACAAGTTCGTGCAATGCGAGGTGATGAACTTGAAAAATATCTCTCAGAGTTGATGGATCTTGTGAATACCGAATTTGCAGATGCTGAAATCCGAGGAGATACAAAGTCATCATTTGCTGCTTGGCGGATTCGAAAAGCTGCTAAGGATGCTCAGGATCGCGGGTTGAGTGTGAGTCAAAACATTACAGAGACATTAAAGAGATCATTCATGAAGTATCCATTCAAAATGTCTCTTGTTAACTGTTATATACTTCACCTAATGGAGTTACCATTTGATGATACTACTGAAAAATATATTATAGAAATGTTTAAATCGGCAAAGAAAACGGATAAAGTTGAGTTACCAGGATTTTATGGTGGTTATATACGCACACATATTTTATTTGCTATTTCAGACATTTGGATGAATTTGACTGAAGAGAATCGCATTAGAATGAGAACGATTATATTTGAACAGGTTTCCAATTGGTATGAGGACAATGAAGTTCCAACATGGCATGAACAATACGCAATTTATTGGCTTTTTACAAATAGTGAGATTCAAACTGACTTAAATTTATTTAAGATAAACAAAATGCAAAGTGTTAATCGTGCATATAATTTGTTTAAACTCATGAATCAAGATACAGAGTGTGGTAAAGATTCTGTTCTAGTAGCTATTATGAGTCAAATATGGAAGCGTAACCGGTTGAGAGGACAAAATGATGCCTATTTATCCGGTGAAGAAAATTGGATCAAATGGGTTTGGAGAAATTTATCTAATACCCAAAAAGCTTGGAAGTGGAAGTTGAATGGTCACGAACGTGTCTGGATTGAGATTTCGGAAGGACGAGAAAGTGAGATTACTATATTTGGTTACCGTAGATTGTTAGAAATATCAGAACTGCAAATTAGTTGTTTTTTTGAAGATAATGAACTACATCAAGACGATGAGGAATCAGTAAGAATTGTACCTATCTTCAATGGTGTTATTGAAATTCTTAACCAAGCTATCACTCTATGGGCTAGTCAATCAGATCTGAAGTTCTCAGATCGTTTTCTAAAAGCGCTACGCTCTATTCCTGAAGATTATCGCATTCGAAAGTATTTAACTAGCCGCATAGCAAATTTAAAAGAAATTGAAAGAGAATTAATACTTGAAAACGGTATTATTGGAAAAAATCCAACATTTGCAAAAAAAGAAAACTCTTCTTATATACCTCTCCAAGATTGGTTAGAGATAATTAATATTGTCCCTCAACGGGTAGAGACAAAAAAAATGCAGATTGAGCTACTGCCACTTACCGAAGCTGAAATAACTTCTATGCTCATTCAAATTGGAAAATCATTTTTAATAAATATAAAAGAAAAAAAGGATGATAAAAGCAATTTTGATATTTTTTCCTTTAATATGCCGGAGTTATTGACAAAAGTGAGTTTGAACCGTATTGCAATTAAGATTGAGGACTGGAAAAATTGGCGGCATGAAAACGGAGAATTTAAATTTGAATTCACTGAAAATTATGTTATCTATTCAGAGTATTATCTAAGTGCATGGGCTTATACAAAAACATTTTTTATAGACGATGAATACCTTCTCAATTATGCTTTATCAATGTTAATGTTGAGACTAATTTCAAATAGAAAATTCAGATCACGTTTAACTGGAATTTCTAGATTAAGAGGTTGGAATAAAATATCTGATGTAGTAGCTCAAGCTGAATTTCCTTCAACTGCACTAGCTGAAATAATCACTGGCTCGATGAATTATCAAAACCCCTTTTACAATAATCTTAATTCAAAAAAGGGGGTCGAACTTCCACTACTTCCACTAGAAAAAGAACCAATTATGAAAGTGACAGAGTATCTTACACGTTTAGAAGAGCATCTTGCTGTTTTAAAGAAGAGATTTTTCATTGGTGAGACTGGTTTGCGAGAAATTCGTTTTATTGATATAGATAAGTTAGTAAAGGAGTAG
- a CDS encoding carbon-nitrogen hydrolase family protein: MEEELIEKITVTIGQSMHERHLMKNLDNLNGFKFKKPELQLDLLDTILQISDQDGAHFVMLPEFFLPRRYLFSHIKERAVRYGRIIMGGLEYGVDKHLSPTGTQRLRNEAFVVIPDNLYQNNKSLGGNATVITVPKLNPAPEEEKNLEDHGYDFVNGNRIYMFKSNKLGNFAVLICYDFLNLPVQAILQSQIQTLFVLTYNKDVSGFISIADTMQRMLLCNVIICNTGYYGGSAAFTPLRDRNKRQVLQISGNEIQAAVSVHLPINEVWKVQTTGENEFGNSKYMHRPPDFGRLVRTSI, encoded by the coding sequence ATGGAGGAAGAGCTAATTGAAAAAATTACTGTGACAATAGGGCAATCAATGCACGAACGTCATTTGATGAAAAATCTTGATAATTTGAATGGATTTAAATTTAAAAAACCAGAGTTACAACTAGATCTTCTTGATACTATTTTGCAGATTTCGGATCAAGATGGAGCTCACTTTGTAATGTTGCCTGAATTCTTTCTTCCACGTAGATATTTATTCAGTCATATCAAGGAAAGAGCAGTTCGTTATGGGAGAATAATAATGGGAGGTCTAGAATACGGAGTAGACAAACATCTTTCTCCAACGGGAACTCAGCGATTACGTAATGAAGCGTTTGTCGTCATACCGGATAATCTTTATCAAAATAACAAGAGTTTAGGTGGAAATGCGACAGTAATTACCGTTCCCAAGCTGAATCCTGCTCCAGAGGAAGAAAAAAATCTTGAAGATCATGGATATGATTTTGTTAATGGAAATCGTATATATATGTTTAAGAGTAATAAATTGGGTAATTTCGCGGTACTCATCTGCTATGATTTTCTAAACCTACCTGTACAAGCTATTTTACAAAGCCAAATACAAACACTTTTTGTTCTTACTTATAATAAGGATGTTAGTGGTTTCATTTCAATAGCAGATACAATGCAACGAATGCTTCTTTGTAACGTAATAATCTGCAACACAGGCTATTATGGTGGGTCTGCTGCTTTTACACCGTTACGTGATCGCAATAAACGACAAGTATTGCAAATTAGTGGAAATGAAATACAAGCAGCAGTTTCTGTACATTTACCAATAAATGAGGTTTGGAAAGTTCAAACAACTGGTGAAAATGAATTTGGAAATTCAAAATACATGCACCGTCCTCCTGATTTCGGACGATTGGTAAGAACGTCTATCTGA
- a CDS encoding RNA polymerase sigma factor: MDIEELSDLVKQHGKAIYGFCYRLAGNKADTDDLYQETFLKAMEVRHKMDMNQNPKAFLISIAIQLRKNKRRKFAWRQRIAPTVVLNEAADKICCTNEEITPEEAVLSNELHSMIRAATDKLNDKLKIPLLMYYTAEMSIDEVSVALRIPPGTVKSRLFKARKAMKEILEVESP, encoded by the coding sequence TTGGATATCGAAGAGTTGAGTGATCTTGTAAAGCAGCATGGTAAAGCGATATACGGATTCTGCTATAGGCTTGCGGGCAATAAGGCGGATACGGATGATCTCTATCAGGAAACCTTCCTTAAAGCGATGGAAGTTCGTCATAAGATGGATATGAATCAAAATCCAAAGGCGTTTCTCATTTCTATTGCTATCCAGTTGCGCAAAAACAAACGCCGGAAATTTGCCTGGAGGCAGAGGATTGCGCCCACAGTAGTGCTTAATGAGGCTGCAGACAAGATCTGCTGTACGAATGAAGAAATAACGCCTGAGGAAGCTGTGTTATCCAATGAGCTACATAGCATGATTCGAGCTGCTACAGACAAGTTGAATGATAAGCTAAAAATTCCACTATTAATGTACTATACCGCAGAAATGTCTATCGATGAGGTTTCGGTAGCACTGAGGATTCCACCGGGCACAGTCAAAAGCAGGCTTTTCAAGGCACGAAAGGCTATGAAAGAGATATTGGAGGTTGAATCCCCATGA
- a CDS encoding GntR family transcriptional regulator, with translation MNIAISNTSEKPIYQQLFEQISAQIFKGELENGYCLPPIRQAAKELRISIITVKKAWEELERSGLIYTITGKGCFVAELSREDMLQKRNEMILSKMVTDISYYKSFGLTIEEVVELLKKVY, from the coding sequence ATGAACATAGCTATTTCAAACACATCTGAAAAACCAATCTATCAGCAGCTTTTTGAACAAATCAGCGCTCAAATTTTCAAGGGTGAATTAGAAAATGGTTATTGTTTACCACCAATACGACAAGCAGCCAAGGAACTTCGTATAAGTATCATCACTGTAAAAAAAGCATGGGAAGAGCTGGAACGAAGTGGTTTGATTTATACAATAACGGGTAAAGGGTGCTTTGTTGCCGAGCTTTCCCGCGAGGACATGCTCCAAAAACGTAATGAGATGATCTTAAGTAAAATGGTTACCGACATTTCCTATTACAAATCCTTCGGTCTCACCATAGAAGAAGTTGTTGAGCTTTTGAAGAAGGTTTATTGA
- a CDS encoding ABC-2 transporter permease, protein MYNLLLKELKLGVSPFFYVLPFLTGALMLIPGWLYFIVFLYFFSITVPNMFGGYKTQNDLIFSIMMPVTRKDIIKARVAVIVILELLHIVTAVIYGMISTLLYPNLKYLFFGPTIGFWGLCFVMVAIFNIIFISMYYKTAYKYGAPTIAAITGAMLFAGGAEWMGISNSFVFELFKGTGADNMVSQISILIAGIAIFAAFTITAYHIAIKRFKNVEI, encoded by the coding sequence ATGTATAACTTACTGCTGAAAGAATTAAAGCTGGGAGTAAGTCCATTTTTTTATGTACTGCCCTTTCTGACAGGAGCCTTAATGCTCATTCCAGGATGGTTATACTTTATCGTATTCTTATATTTTTTCAGCATTACTGTACCGAATATGTTTGGAGGTTATAAAACCCAGAATGATTTAATTTTCTCAATTATGATGCCCGTAACTAGAAAAGACATTATAAAAGCCAGAGTGGCAGTTATTGTGATTTTAGAATTATTGCATATTGTTACCGCAGTCATCTATGGCATGATTAGTACTCTCTTGTATCCGAATTTGAAGTACTTATTCTTTGGACCGACCATAGGTTTTTGGGGTCTCTGTTTTGTCATGGTTGCTATCTTCAACATTATTTTTATATCCATGTATTACAAGACAGCATATAAGTATGGTGCCCCAACGATTGCAGCGATTACAGGTGCTATGCTGTTTGCCGGTGGCGCAGAATGGATGGGAATAAGTAATTCTTTTGTGTTTGAACTTTTCAAAGGAACTGGTGCTGATAATATGGTAAGTCAAATATCAATTCTGATCGCAGGAATCGCAATATTCGCAGCATTCACCATTACCGCTTATCATATTGCCATTAAGCGATTTAAGAATGTGGAAATATAA
- a CDS encoding ABC transporter ATP-binding protein encodes MLALEIKNLNKKYKNFELKDVTFQLEQGYIMGFIGTNGAGKTTTIKSIMNLTHVSSGEISILGKNFIENEIELKQEIGYAFGDINFYTRSKIKTLTNVVKRFYNNWNEETYYNYLRRFKLDENKKVIELSTGMKVKYNLALALSHGAKLLILDEPTSGLDPVARDDLIDIFQELVVEGEISILFSTHITSDLEKCADYITFINNGQIINSSEKEEFINTYRLLSGTESQLSLVKNQLISFKVNSFGFTGLIHSKDFDPASDIKATLPNLEEIMIYFSKKEEMYV; translated from the coding sequence ATGCTGGCATTAGAAATAAAAAATCTAAATAAAAAGTATAAAAATTTCGAATTAAAAGATGTTACTTTTCAACTAGAGCAAGGTTACATTATGGGCTTCATCGGTACTAATGGGGCAGGAAAAACAACTACAATAAAATCAATAATGAACTTGACTCATGTTAGTAGCGGTGAGATAAGTATTTTGGGAAAGAACTTTATCGAAAACGAAATTGAATTGAAACAAGAAATTGGTTATGCATTTGGTGACATCAATTTTTATACTCGAAGCAAAATCAAAACATTAACCAATGTAGTCAAGAGGTTCTACAACAATTGGAATGAAGAGACCTATTACAATTATCTGAGAAGATTTAAATTGGATGAAAATAAAAAAGTAATTGAATTGTCAACCGGGATGAAAGTTAAATACAACCTGGCCCTCGCTTTATCCCATGGAGCAAAACTTCTTATCCTTGATGAACCAACAAGTGGACTTGACCCCGTTGCCAGAGACGATCTAATAGATATTTTTCAGGAGCTAGTTGTAGAAGGCGAAATTAGCATTCTCTTTTCAACTCATATTACATCCGACTTAGAAAAATGCGCAGATTATATTACGTTTATCAACAACGGACAAATTATCAATAGCTCTGAAAAGGAAGAATTTATCAACACGTATCGATTGCTAAGTGGTACAGAAAGTCAACTTAGCCTGGTGAAAAACCAATTAATTTCTTTCAAGGTTAATTCATTTGGATTTACAGGATTAATCCATTCTAAAGACTTTGATCCAGCTTCAGATATTAAGGCGACCCTGCCCAATCTTGAAGAGATCATGATCTATTTCTCGAAAAAGGAGGAAATGTATGTATAA
- a CDS encoding ABC transporter substrate-binding protein — protein MKKTVTIALVLSMCMIVLAACGGKGNNSNASPSASPSVESGASETASAGAENPELKGTITWATHRTELVDTDLKRYVEKFEAKYPGTKVKIEGLKDYEQTIRVRMAGNELPDVLSLVETTKADLPTFYEPLDDLGLNDNIYFKDYNTYEGKLYGITQQTAINGLVYNKKAFEKAGVTAPPKTLDELFSISEKLKTAGIVPMATSFKDGWTLQYWTDPAEFIYGSTSLRNDKINTDTPFTVDGPYGQGLGILKQLYDKGYLEKDIYSANWDQTQKDIANGKTAMMYIGNWFFSNLIAAGLPSEDIGFAPLPYDNSGTVKGMMRNDWAYAVSAKSKNKPLAKAFVKFMLEESGDEADHMIISPLKDKKQDLPQLTEFMSYNPTMLEAQSVDTKVTTAENKMQFNLFKFIQESTVGNLQDVFDGYNKKWKTAKAAGK, from the coding sequence ATGAAGAAAACAGTAACGATTGCCCTTGTTTTATCCATGTGTATGATTGTGTTAGCCGCATGCGGCGGTAAGGGGAATAATTCTAACGCCTCACCATCGGCGTCTCCATCGGTTGAGTCTGGCGCAAGTGAAACCGCTTCCGCAGGTGCTGAAAATCCAGAATTGAAAGGTACGATCACTTGGGCTACCCATCGTACTGAGCTAGTTGACACGGATCTGAAAAGATACGTAGAGAAGTTTGAAGCGAAATATCCAGGAACTAAAGTGAAGATTGAGGGTCTGAAGGATTACGAGCAAACGATTCGTGTGCGGATGGCAGGTAACGAATTGCCTGACGTGCTGTCTCTAGTTGAGACAACTAAGGCGGATTTGCCTACATTTTACGAGCCGCTAGATGATTTGGGTCTAAACGACAATATCTACTTCAAGGACTACAACACTTATGAAGGCAAGCTTTACGGAATTACGCAACAAACGGCGATCAATGGCCTTGTATACAACAAGAAAGCTTTCGAGAAAGCCGGAGTTACAGCACCTCCGAAAACATTGGACGAGCTATTCTCCATTTCTGAGAAGCTTAAGACAGCAGGAATCGTCCCAATGGCAACTTCCTTCAAGGATGGATGGACACTGCAATACTGGACTGATCCGGCTGAGTTTATCTACGGAAGCACGAGCTTACGCAACGATAAGATCAACACAGACACACCGTTCACAGTAGACGGACCTTATGGACAAGGCTTAGGTATTCTTAAACAGCTTTATGATAAGGGCTACTTGGAGAAGGACATCTATTCCGCGAACTGGGATCAGACTCAGAAGGATATCGCAAATGGCAAAACAGCTATGATGTACATCGGTAACTGGTTCTTCTCTAACCTTATTGCAGCGGGATTGCCGTCTGAGGATATCGGATTCGCTCCGCTCCCTTATGACAACAGTGGAACTGTTAAAGGCATGATGCGTAATGACTGGGCTTATGCTGTCAGCGCTAAGAGCAAGAACAAGCCGCTAGCCAAAGCGTTCGTTAAATTTATGCTGGAAGAGTCCGGCGACGAAGCGGATCACATGATTATTTCTCCACTTAAAGATAAGAAGCAGGATCTTCCGCAGCTGACAGAGTTCATGAGCTACAATCCTACGATGTTAGAAGCTCAATCTGTAGATACGAAAGTGACAACTGCAGAGAACAAAATGCAATTCAACCTGTTTAAGTTCATTCAAGAATCAACAGTAGGAAACCTTCAGGATGTTTTCGATGGCTACAATAAGAAGTGGAAAACAGCTAAAGCAGCGGGCAAATAA
- a CDS encoding carbohydrate ABC transporter permease produces the protein MVNNLTYVQQKRILIILFLFVPLLLLCLFSLYPAVYLVYLSLMNWDGYSPVKTWAGFANYKDVFANKEIWQAFSHNFVYLGWGLLQNMLGLLFALMLNSRLRGRNAYRVFLFMPYIMNGVAVAYMFNYVFNSEYGSLNTLLHSVGLDSLAISWFGSPKIVNHVLGFITLWKFLGLNMVIYLAALQSVPADIIEAARIDGASRTQTVFRVVLPNMVRVIELNLFLTIIGTLEIFDLPFLLTKGGPLGASDTFLTKTVEMAFKFNNFGMASAMSLTLIAAVIVILSVQRMVTRRWSD, from the coding sequence ATGGTCAACAATCTAACCTACGTTCAGCAGAAGCGCATTCTGATCATTTTGTTTCTGTTTGTTCCGTTACTATTACTTTGCCTGTTTTCTCTATACCCGGCAGTCTATCTTGTCTATTTGAGCTTAATGAATTGGGATGGATATAGCCCGGTCAAAACCTGGGCAGGTTTTGCTAACTACAAAGATGTGTTCGCCAACAAGGAGATATGGCAAGCCTTTTCCCACAATTTCGTCTATTTAGGCTGGGGTCTTCTACAGAACATGCTTGGTTTATTATTCGCGCTAATGCTCAACTCCCGACTACGTGGTCGTAACGCATATCGGGTATTTCTGTTTATGCCTTATATTATGAACGGCGTTGCCGTGGCTTATATGTTTAATTATGTGTTCAATTCGGAATATGGCTCGCTGAATACGTTGCTGCATAGTGTAGGACTCGATTCACTGGCGATTAGCTGGTTTGGATCTCCGAAAATCGTCAACCATGTTCTAGGCTTCATCACTCTCTGGAAGTTCCTAGGGCTTAATATGGTCATTTATTTAGCGGCTCTGCAATCGGTACCTGCTGACATAATTGAAGCAGCCCGAATTGATGGTGCTTCTCGGACACAAACCGTTTTCCGTGTCGTTCTGCCTAATATGGTCAGAGTCATTGAACTAAATTTGTTCCTAACGATTATCGGTACGCTAGAAATCTTCGATCTGCCGTTCTTGTTAACTAAAGGCGGACCTCTGGGGGCAAGTGATACTTTCCTTACGAAGACGGTCGAAATGGCGTTCAAATTCAATAACTTCGGAATGGCTTCCGCGATGAGCCTTACCTTGATTGCCGCCGTTATTGTTATTCTAAGCGTGCAGAGAATGGTTACTCGGAGGTGGTCAGATTGA
- a CDS encoding carbohydrate ABC transporter permease, translating into MRFQPLSFLKHIMMWIAVAVIVFPPYVLVMNAFKDKKEFTQTSVFKLPASFLNFDNFIDVLQRAHLDKAYKNTITIIVIAVIGNILLGTMVAFVLGRFDFKLKKAVMGAYIAVSFVPTITTQVATFTVINNLHLYNTIWASIVLHFGTNVLQIFIYLQFIRNIPRELDEAAMMEGASLFRIYRTIIFPLLAPATATIAIIKTIDIYNDMFIPYLYMPSRSLVVVSTSLMNFSSERSTEWELMSAAILMIMVPIVVLYLFFQKYVFAGIVSGAVK; encoded by the coding sequence ATGCGATTCCAACCGTTATCTTTCCTTAAGCATATTATGATGTGGATCGCCGTCGCTGTGATCGTTTTTCCACCCTATGTTCTAGTAATGAACGCATTCAAGGACAAGAAGGAATTTACGCAGACGAGCGTCTTTAAGCTGCCAGCCAGCTTCCTGAATTTTGATAACTTCATAGATGTACTGCAACGGGCTCATCTGGACAAGGCTTATAAGAATACGATAACGATTATCGTAATTGCAGTAATCGGTAATATTTTGCTCGGAACAATGGTTGCCTTCGTTCTCGGTCGCTTCGATTTTAAATTGAAAAAGGCTGTAATGGGAGCATATATCGCTGTATCCTTTGTTCCGACGATTACAACTCAAGTTGCAACATTTACAGTCATTAATAATCTGCATCTCTACAACACAATATGGGCGTCAATCGTCTTGCACTTCGGGACGAATGTTCTGCAGATTTTCATCTACTTGCAATTCATCCGTAATATTCCGAGGGAATTGGACGAGGCTGCAATGATGGAAGGCGCATCTTTGTTCAGAATTTACCGTACGATTATTTTCCCATTGCTGGCACCAGCAACGGCAACTATCGCGATTATTAAGACGATCGATATTTACAATGATATGTTCATTCCCTACTTGTACATGCCGTCCCGAAGCTTGGTTGTCGTCTCTACGAGCCTGATGAACTTCTCGTCGGAACGCAGTACGGAATGGGAATTAATGTCGGCGGCTATTCTAATGATTATGGTCCCAATCGTCGTTCTATATTTGTTCTTCCAGAAGTACGTGTTTGCCGGAATCGTTAGTGGTGCAGTAAAATAG